TGAAATGTCTCCTTGCGGGGTCCTTTTAGGGATCGTCGGTAAGTTCTCAAAGTGTCCTcttcaagagaaagggatgCAATTGTCTTGATCGACGTGACTGCCTCTACACCAATGTCAACTGACTTGGTGTATGCGTTCTCATGGCGTTCCTCGAATTTGCCAAGGACGTGAAGCTCCATAAGACCGGCTCCAAGCAGGAGTGGTACTAAAGCCAGGCAAACCAATGCGATTCTCCAGGCAATAATATGAGTTAAAATGATTGCTGCAATAAGGTTGACGGTGATAGAGAACAACGTTCCAATGACGGAGCCGCTCAGTCCCGCCAAGGCATTGCCGTCTCGAGTAATGTAGGAGAGGAGCAAGGCAGGTGACCGACCATTAGATTGATGCCACTGGAGATCTTGCTCAAACAGTGAGCGGAATGACAAGACTCTGACTGTAAAGACGATTTTCTCTGATACCCAGCCAAACCCGGTCCAGCTAACCAGGTTCGCGAAAAATTCGATAATGGCAAGTACGAAGAACATAAGCCCGAAGAAGTTTCCTGCGCTCCGAATATAGCTTTCACTGTGACAGGGATTCAAACTTCCGACAGTGTTTCCGAAAATCACGGCTTCGCCAGAGAAGGCACCGCCGACAATGCTAGAACCTAGAAGTgcgaggaaaatgaaaagcaGATGGGGTCTCAATGTGGGCGCATACCCGCGCAACAAAGCCCACATAGATTTCTTAGGGGtttcaggctcttcttcctcttcagcgGGTTCAGCAGGCTCGGTGACTGGAGCTGCACTTGCTAagacttcttttttctcgGCAGTTTCCAGACCATCTTTCGAGACACTACtttcctcaacaccagcgtCAGATAAAGAGGCTTGGTCAGACTTGCTGACGTTGTCTGCGCTagctgtcttttctttcttgccgGGGGCGGAACCCAAAGTTTGCAGATTGACTAGGTCAGCGTACGCTCCGTTCTTAGCCATTAATGTCGCATGATCACCCTGTTCAACGATATGTCCCTTGTGCATAACAATAATATTGTCGGCGTTGGTAATTGTGGACAGACGATGGGCAATTGTGATCATAGTTCTACCAGTGGCAATATTTGAGATGGCCCGCTGAATACGCTGCTCACTCCTTGAATCGAGAGAGGCTGTGGCCTCATCCAATATAAGTACCGCAGGATCCTTGATGAGGGCCCTAGCAAGGGAAACGCGTTGCTTCTGGCCACCACTGATCAGTCGCCCACTTGAACCGACAAGTGTACCGTACCCATACTGCAGTGCACTGATGAAGCCATCTGCATCAGCAAGCGTCGCAGCCTTTCGCACCAGGTTGACAATTTCAACAACTTCCGAGCCTCGTTTCTCTGCCGCAGCCATGAGATCCACACCTTCCCTGACTTCTGCTGCCAGATCTGTGAGGCCGGTGCTAAGAAGTGTCGTCCTCAGATGAGCATGACTGGGATTGCTCGAATTGATCAAGCCATGTGCGATGTTTTCCAAAAGCGACCGATCGAGCAGCGACGGCTCCTGCTGCACCAGACTAAGGAAGCTTCTCAAATCACGGGTGTTGACCTCACGAAGGTCATGGCCGTCGAAGAGGACCTGCCCCTCCGTGGGATCGTACAGCCTTGTAACCAAACCGGCGATGGTTGACTTCCCACTTCCAGACAGACCAACAAGGGCAGTATGCTTGTTGGCCGGGATGGAAAGGCTGATCTGGTCAAGCACTGTGATCTCGGGACGTGAGGGATAAGTGAAAGAGACATTTTTGAATTCGAATCCACCTTCTGCCTGTGAGAGGCGAATGCCGGACTCTGTAGTAGCATCAATTTGCGGCTGACGGTCGATGTCTGCACGCAGCTTTTGGTATGAGGCAACGGCTGCCGTGAATAGGTGGAGGAATGGAGCAACCTGACTCAGAAGCAAGGTAGCTTCAACGAGGACGAAAATCACTGTAAATGTAGCGCCAACGGTGGCACCAGCAGTGTCCGAGCCTACTGCATCCGCAACACGTCTACTACCTTGCCAGAATGCCAGACCATTCGCAGAATAGGCGATAAAATACAGGAATCCAGATTGTATACCCACGGcggcggccttcttcaagcCTTCCTGCTCTGAAGCCTTGAGCGCCTTGGAAAACTTATCTTCCAGTCGGTAGCTCGCGCCAAAGGCCTGCACCACGACGGTGTTGGAGAGCGCCTCGGAAGCGATTGATGCGGCAGTCGCGGAATAATCCGACATACGTCCAGAGTATTTTTCAATATAATGGCTTCCAACAAATGACATCAGGAAGTAGGCGGGAACTAATGAAATCAACATTGCTGCCAGCCGGTAGTCTTTGATGAAAGCAACGACATATGCCGTGATGAAAAACGATAAGGTCGATAAGCATATCCCCACTTTCTCCGACGTGCCAGATCGAATCGCCTGGATATCGCCATTAAGCCGAGATGCAAGTTCTCCCGGAGGTAGATCATCGAAGAATGAAGGTTCTTGTCGAAGCAAGTTTTGAAGATACGTTTCCCGCAGTCTCTGCGCTAGCCGAGCGCCGTTCAAGCTCCAGCAGGAAAGATGAATATAAATCGCAACGAATTGAGCAATGGCCAGATACACAATGATCAGGATTTTGCCGTTAATGTCATGTTGATAATCGGCATCGGAACCCGTCGATTCGGTTTCATCACACGTTACGGCGTTGAAGTCGTCTAACAGTTGACCGAAAAGAATAGCGATTAATGGGAAGGGGACACCGGACGCTGCTGAAGCTACCATACCCAACAAAAGCCTCCCTATGTCGACTTTCGAAGGATTACCGGCCAGCAGTAGGCTGGGGTAGCCTGCAAGCTTTTTGCCGAGCTTCATAATGACCCGGCGTCGACAATTCCCCTTGGCAACCTTATGATCGTCGTTGTCGTGTGCTTGGCTTGCAAAATTGTCGTTGGGGTCATTGATCTTCGGAGGTTCGTCGACAACGATGTAGGAAGGAGAAAATATATGGGTCACCTGGGAGAAAAATGCACACACATGTCAAGGAACTCTCAATTTGAGTCCGAGGTCGCAAAGGAAAAGTGATCACCGAGACAAGGTGACTTATTCCTGGTGATGCCTGAGGGCCTGAAGGTGTCTCGTCAAGTGGGGACCGGCGTATCGTTACGTAAGATTATCAGATTGATAAAAATTTTAAGAGAAAATTTCAACCACGGGTTAGGAGTCGGAGACAACCGGTATAGGAAACCAACATGCCGGCTTGGATCCACTGACTGCGTCGAGAacagaataataaaaaaaaagaattaaaatatGAATCAATTTATTAATGAATGATACGTAAGTCCGACCGTATCCTAACTTACCGGTGTTCATGATCCAGGTATCAGTACAATACGGGCCCCCACAAGGCGTATCGTATGTATGGAACGTCAT
This window of the Aspergillus oryzae RIB40 DNA, chromosome 8 genome carries:
- a CDS encoding ABC transporter ATP-binding protein (multidrug/pheromone exporter, ABC superfamily) translates to MKLGKKLAGYPSLLLAGNPSKVDIGRLLLGMVASAASGVPFPLIAILFGQLLDDFNAVTCDETESTGSDADYQHDINGKILIIVYLAIAQFVAIYIHLSCWSLNGARLAQRLRETYLQNLLRQEPSFFDDLPPGELASRLNGDIQAIRSGTSEKVGICLSTLSFFITAYVVAFIKDYRLAAMLISLVPAYFLMSFVGSHYIEKYSGRMSDYSATAASIASEALSNTVVVQAFGASYRLEDKFSKALKASEQEGLKKAAAVGIQSGFLYFIAYSANGLAFWQGSRRVADAVGSDTAGATVGATFTVIFVLVEATLLLSQVAPFLHLFTAAVASYQKLRADIDRQPQIDATTESGIRLSQAEGGFEFKNVSFTYPSRPEITVLDQISLSIPANKHTALVGLSGSGKSTIAGLVTRLYDPTEGQVLFDGHDLREVNTRDLRSFLSLVQQEPSLLDRSLLENIAHGLINSSNPSHAHLRTTLLSTGLTDLAAEVREGVDLMAAAEKRGSEVVEIVNLVRKAATLADADGFISALQYGYGTLVGSSGRLISGGQKQRVSLARALIKDPAVLILDEATASLDSRSEQRIQRAISNIATGRTMITIAHRLSTITNADNIIVMHKGHIVEQGDHATLMAKNGAYADLVNLQTLGSAPGKKEKTASADNVSKSDQASLSDAGVEESSVSKDGLETAEKKEVLASAAPVTEPAEPAEEEEEPETPKKSMWALLRGYAPTLRPHLLFIFLALLGSSIVGGAFSGEAVIFGNTVGSLNPCHSESYIRSAGNFFGLMFFVLAIIEFFANLVSWTGFGWVSEKIVFTVRVLSFRSLFEQDLQWHQSNGRSPALLLSYITRDGNALAGLSGSVIGTLFSITVNLIAAIILTHIIAWRIALVCLALVPLLLGAGLMELHVLGKFEERHENAYTKSVDIGVEAVTSIKTIASLSLEEDTLRTYRRSLKGPRKETFQVTLHASLWQAMTYFLGNCVNALAYWWGSKQIINGNYTQTQFLIVVFSLLVSALLWSQMFALAPELSAARAAMARILGLIEIGSDKMQGRVPSRSPTISSSEEKDVETAETKSVYVSGNNRASSVQLRNIHFAYPARPDIKVLKGLDVDIHPGQFCALVGPSGAGKSTIISLVERLYTPETGSIVIDGVDVTRHRGVDFRDSIALVPQESVLFEGSIEFNIGLGARPGHEATIEEIKEACKLANIHDVIEALPEGYKTLCGPNGSQFSGGQKQRLSIARALVRKPKLLILDESTSALDAESEKLLQDGLEKAAKGITVIAIAHRLHTIRAADVIFLIEGGKCIDRGSHEELLERSDSYRANVMHQTVAT